In one window of Candidatus Omnitrophota bacterium DNA:
- a CDS encoding M48 family metallopeptidase, with protein MADLAKSYSHRKYALSIIDTVYSITLLLIFLGSGFSLSLEAFLKSINLPNYLLPAAFLLISLILYYALNLPLNFYAGFTLEHKFNLTKQKAAAWWMDQLKSAVLGYLISLILVLSFYWVLGKFNQWWLVISIFWIFFSVVLAKLTPILIIPLFFKYKKLEDELLRQKIFNLAAKMRIKLLDVFEIDFSKKTLKANAAFTGMGKTRRVLLADTLKDKYSHDEIEVILAHEFAHYRLGHIIKLIIVNSLLTLGLFYLIFKTSAYTLAVFKLNSLAQLAGLPLVFLYFILFGIIMAPLEALVSRRFEKEADNLALKVTGAKEAFISLMEKLANQNLADRNPHPLIKFFFFTHPPIDERIKFASDKE; from the coding sequence ATGGCTGACTTAGCCAAAAGTTATTCTCATCGTAAGTATGCTTTAAGTATCATTGATACAGTTTATAGCATAACCCTGCTCCTGATTTTCTTAGGATCAGGGTTTTCTTTATCTCTTGAGGCATTCCTTAAAAGTATCAACCTGCCCAACTACCTGCTGCCAGCGGCATTCCTTTTAATCAGCTTGATATTATATTACGCATTGAATCTGCCGCTTAATTTTTATGCTGGTTTTACCCTGGAGCATAAATTCAACCTGACTAAACAAAAGGCCGCAGCCTGGTGGATGGATCAATTGAAATCCGCAGTATTGGGGTACCTAATTTCCTTGATACTGGTGCTGTCTTTTTATTGGGTTTTAGGGAAATTCAACCAATGGTGGCTGGTAATCTCCATTTTTTGGATATTTTTTAGCGTGGTTTTAGCCAAGTTAACCCCGATTTTAATTATTCCGTTATTTTTTAAATATAAGAAACTCGAGGATGAACTCCTGCGCCAAAAAATTTTTAATCTAGCCGCGAAAATGCGGATTAAGTTATTGGATGTCTTTGAAATCGATTTTAGTAAAAAAACGCTCAAGGCCAACGCGGCATTTACCGGGATGGGTAAAACCAGACGCGTGCTTTTAGCGGATACCTTAAAGGATAAGTATAGCCATGATGAGATTGAAGTAATTTTGGCGCATGAGTTTGCCCATTACCGGCTCGGGCATATTATCAAGTTGATCATTGTAAATTCACTGCTAACCTTAGGATTATTTTATCTGATTTTTAAGACCAGCGCGTATACTTTAGCGGTATTTAAATTAAATTCCCTTGCGCAATTAGCCGGCTTGCCGCTGGTTTTTCTTTATTTTATATTATTTGGGATCATCATGGCCCCCTTGGAAGCCTTGGTCAGCCGGCGATTTGAAAAAGAAGCCGATAATTTAGCGCTCAAAGTAACCGGCGCAAAAGAGGCATTTATTTCGCTGATGGAGAAGCTGGCTAACCAAAATCTTGCCGATAGGAACCCGCATCCGCTGATTAAGTTCTTCTTTTTTACCCACCCGCCGATTGACGAACGGATAAAATTCGCCAGTGATAAAGAATAA
- a CDS encoding 50S ribosomal protein L27: MIGGFSTPKKDKALKSSGGKLVKTGEILVRGVDTYKAGVNVRGPGTLFALCPGKVYFTRKKTSHGQLRTFVNVAPLAKTAKK; this comes from the coding sequence ATGATCGGTGGTTTTTCTACTCCCAAAAAAGATAAAGCGCTTAAATCCAGCGGCGGAAAGCTGGTGAAGACCGGAGAGATCCTGGTCCGCGGTGTGGATACCTATAAAGCCGGCGTGAATGTCCGCGGCCCGGGCACTTTGTTTGCCCTTTGCCCGGGTAAGGTTTATTTTACCCGCAAGAAGACCAGCCATGGCCAGCTGCGCACATTTGTCAATGTTGCCCCGCTGGCAAAAACAGCCAAGAAATAA
- a CDS encoding MBL fold metallo-hydrolase, with the protein MSVQVKFLGGAKTVTGSSHLITAGKGEILLDAGLFQGHRDAFYEINTTFHYNPRTIKAMVLSHAHIDHCGNIPNLIKQGLRCKIYTTSATKDLANLMLIDSGKIQEEDVRYVNKINRRINMPLRKPLYTAKEAARATKIFRPIAYNQKFCIAKDVCATILDAGHILGSGTVVLDIKDAQGSLRLGYAVDLGRKNLPLLGDPVIPKGLDYLIMESTYGGRLHRPIEEAQSKLREAISRAVRRGGKVLIPSFTLERTQEVIYFLNELLKDKLIPSVPIYVDSPLATSITDLFEYHIDFLNDKTKRAFDKGDNPFELLNLRFIREQKESKALNFDKRPMIIIAGSGMCESGRILHHLQNNIEDTRNMILIVGYMAADTLGRRIVEKNPFVKIFGVEYELNAEVVVINAFSGHADQTELLDFVSGCLPLKRIFLVHGEVEQSQALADILIQKGLDVHIPDKDEEVLLN; encoded by the coding sequence ATGTCAGTTCAAGTAAAATTTCTGGGAGGCGCAAAGACTGTTACCGGATCCAGCCATCTGATTACGGCCGGTAAAGGCGAAATCCTCCTTGACGCCGGCCTTTTTCAGGGCCATCGCGATGCCTTCTATGAAATTAATACGACTTTTCATTATAATCCGCGCACGATCAAGGCCATGGTTTTATCGCACGCCCATATTGATCATTGCGGTAATATCCCCAATTTGATTAAGCAGGGGCTGCGTTGTAAGATTTATACTACTTCGGCGACCAAAGATTTAGCCAACCTTATGCTGATTGATTCCGGAAAGATCCAGGAAGAAGATGTGCGCTACGTGAATAAAATTAACCGGCGTATAAATATGCCTTTACGTAAACCGTTGTATACGGCAAAAGAGGCGGCCCGGGCCACTAAAATTTTCCGGCCCATTGCTTATAATCAAAAGTTTTGTATTGCCAAGGATGTTTGCGCCACTATTTTGGATGCCGGGCATATTTTAGGTTCGGGAACCGTTGTCCTGGATATTAAAGACGCGCAGGGTTCTTTGCGCCTGGGTTACGCGGTGGATTTGGGAAGAAAAAATCTTCCTCTTCTGGGGGATCCGGTAATCCCCAAAGGGCTTGATTATTTAATCATGGAGTCTACTTATGGCGGCCGCCTGCATCGGCCAATTGAAGAGGCGCAGTCAAAATTAAGAGAGGCGATCTCGCGTGCGGTAAGGCGCGGGGGGAAAGTACTCATTCCTTCTTTTACCTTGGAACGCACGCAGGAGGTAATTTATTTCCTGAATGAATTACTTAAAGACAAACTCATCCCTTCGGTGCCTATTTATGTGGATAGCCCGCTGGCTACCAGTATTACCGATCTTTTTGAGTACCACATCGATTTTTTAAATGACAAGACCAAACGGGCATTTGATAAGGGGGATAACCCGTTTGAATTATTAAACCTGCGTTTTATCCGCGAGCAAAAAGAATCCAAGGCCCTAAATTTCGATAAGCGGCCGATGATTATTATTGCCGGAAGCGGCATGTGTGAATCTGGAAGAATCCTGCATCACTTGCAAAATAATATTGAGGATACGCGGAATATGATTTTGATTGTCGGATACATGGCGGCCGATACTTTAGGCAGAAGGATAGTTGAGAAAAATCCTTTTGTGAAAATATTCGGCGTAGAATATGAACTTAACGCGGAGGTTGTCGTAATCAATGCTTTTTCCGGCCATGCCGACCAGACCGAACTCTTGGATTTTGTTTCCGGGTGCTTGCCGCTTAAACGTATTTTTCTGGTGCATGGAGAAGTTGAACAATCCCAGGCCCTTGCCGATATATTGATCCAAAAAGGGTTGGATGTGCATATTCCGGATAAGGACGAAGAAGTATTGCTTAATTAA
- the carB gene encoding carbamoyl-phosphate synthase large subunit codes for MPKRTDLKKILIIGSGPIVIGQACEFDYSGTQACKVLKQEGYKIILVNSNPATIMTDPEVADRTYLEPITAEIVEDIIAKERPDALLPTLGGQTALNTTVELEKKGVLKKYKVETIGANIKSIKKGEDRKLFKAAMEKIGLDLPKSDQAYNLEQAIAVSEKIGFPLIIRPSFTMGGAGGSIAYNLEEFKVLAKRGLESSMISEILVEESVIGWKEFELEVMRDLKDNVVVICTIENFDPMGVHTGDSITVAPIQTLTDREYQKMRDAALACIREIGVETGGSNIQFAVHPKTGRMVVIEMNPRVSRSSALSSKATGFPIAKIAAKLAVGYTLDEIPNDITKSTPACFEPAIDYCVVKVPRFTFEKFALADNTLGISMKSVGEAMSIGRTFKEALQKGLRSLEIKKFGLESIVFNNPADIQLDNSVLDKIRQKLKQPNAERIFYIGDAFRAKLDIEVIHDLTKIDRWFLHNIKEIIDCERELIENKNNITHELLKRAKEYGFSDRQLAKLLSLEEAEVYKLRKSMDITVDFKLVDTCAAEFMAHTPYFYSTYDR; via the coding sequence ATGCCCAAAAGAACTGATCTAAAAAAGATCCTTATCATCGGAAGCGGCCCGATTGTTATCGGCCAGGCTTGTGAATTTGATTATTCCGGGACCCAGGCTTGCAAGGTCTTAAAGCAGGAGGGGTATAAGATAATCCTGGTGAATTCCAATCCGGCGACAATTATGACTGACCCGGAGGTTGCCGATAGAACCTATCTTGAGCCGATTACCGCCGAGATCGTGGAAGATATTATTGCCAAGGAAAGGCCGGATGCCCTCTTGCCTACGCTTGGCGGCCAGACTGCTTTGAATACGACTGTGGAATTGGAAAAAAAAGGAGTGCTCAAGAAATATAAGGTGGAAACTATCGGGGCAAATATAAAATCAATTAAAAAGGGCGAGGACCGTAAATTATTTAAAGCGGCAATGGAAAAGATCGGATTAGATCTACCTAAAAGCGATCAGGCTTATAATTTGGAGCAGGCAATCGCGGTATCGGAGAAAATCGGTTTTCCTTTAATTATCCGGCCCAGTTTTACGATGGGAGGAGCGGGGGGATCGATTGCTTATAATCTGGAAGAATTTAAGGTCCTGGCCAAGCGCGGCCTGGAATCCAGTATGATTAGTGAGATCCTGGTTGAGGAATCCGTGATTGGCTGGAAGGAATTTGAGTTGGAGGTTATGCGTGACTTAAAAGATAATGTCGTGGTTATCTGCACTATTGAAAATTTTGATCCCATGGGCGTGCATACCGGGGACAGCATTACGGTTGCCCCTATTCAGACATTAACGGATAGGGAGTATCAAAAGATGCGCGACGCCGCTCTTGCCTGTATTCGCGAGATCGGGGTAGAAACCGGCGGTTCCAATATCCAGTTTGCTGTGCATCCCAAGACCGGCAGGATGGTGGTTATTGAAATGAACCCGCGGGTTTCGCGCAGTTCCGCGTTATCTTCAAAGGCCACGGGTTTCCCGATTGCCAAAATTGCCGCTAAGCTTGCCGTGGGCTATACCCTTGATGAAATCCCGAATGATATTACTAAGTCAACACCCGCCTGTTTTGAGCCGGCGATTGATTATTGCGTGGTCAAGGTCCCGCGTTTTACTTTTGAAAAATTCGCTTTGGCGGATAATACGCTGGGAATATCGATGAAATCAGTAGGCGAGGCGATGTCCATCGGCCGTACATTTAAAGAGGCCCTGCAGAAGGGTTTACGTTCTTTGGAGATCAAGAAGTTTGGTTTAGAGAGTATTGTTTTTAATAACCCGGCCGATATTCAGCTGGATAATTCGGTCTTAGATAAGATCCGCCAGAAGTTAAAGCAGCCGAACGCGGAAAGGATTTTTTATATCGGCGATGCCTTTCGCGCTAAATTAGATATTGAGGTAATCCATGATTTAACTAAGATTGACCGCTGGTTTTTGCATAATATTAAAGAGATTATCGATTGCGAGAGAGAGTTGATTGAGAATAAAAATAATATAACCCATGAATTACTGAAGCGCGCCAAGGAGTATGGTTTTAGCGATAGGCAGCTGGCTAAACTTTTATCCCTGGAGGAAGCTGAAGTTTATAAGTTAAGAAAATCCATGGATATAACCGTGGATTTTAAGCTGGTTGATACCTGCGCCGCGGAATTTATGGCGCACACTCCGTATTTTTATTCCACCTACGACAGGTAA
- the carA gene encoding glutamine-hydrolyzing carbamoyl-phosphate synthase small subunit: protein MQAFLALEDGTVFEGLSFGASGQITGEVVFNTSMAGYQEIITDPSYKGQIVAMTYPLIGNYGINKEDAESRRPFLEGFVVKEYSKIASNWRSNQELGEYLKENNILAIEGIDTRALTLYIREKGAMKAVLSTQDSDARSLVNKAKQSRGLVGLDLVKDVAIAQKYVYAQSKDNRYKVVVLDCGVKFNTLRELSRHKCNVTVVPAQATYQEILEENPDGVLLSNGPGDPAAVGYVIETVANLIGRVPIFGICLGHQMLGLALGGKTYKLKFGHHGANHPVKDLRTGKVSITSQNHGFCVDINSLNKKDIELTHVNLNDGTSEGLRHKKLPLFSVQFHPEASPGPHDAGYLFAEFVKLMQATKKPKKYAQKN from the coding sequence ATGCAGGCATTTCTTGCTTTAGAAGACGGCACAGTGTTTGAGGGCCTCTCTTTTGGCGCCAGCGGCCAGATTACGGGGGAAGTTGTTTTTAATACCAGTATGGCCGGATATCAGGAGATCATTACCGATCCCTCCTATAAGGGTCAGATCGTGGCCATGACTTATCCTTTGATCGGTAATTATGGAATCAATAAGGAGGACGCGGAGAGCCGCCGGCCTTTTTTAGAAGGTTTTGTAGTTAAAGAGTATAGTAAGATTGCCAGTAATTGGAGAAGTAACCAGGAACTGGGAGAGTATTTAAAAGAAAATAATATTTTGGCAATTGAAGGAATTGATACGCGCGCGTTGACTTTGTATATAAGAGAAAAAGGCGCGATGAAAGCGGTTTTGTCTACGCAGGATTCTGATGCGCGGAGCCTGGTGAATAAGGCAAAGCAAAGCCGGGGGCTAGTGGGCCTGGACTTGGTTAAAGACGTGGCCATTGCCCAGAAATATGTGTATGCGCAATCCAAAGACAACCGCTATAAAGTAGTTGTTTTAGACTGCGGGGTAAAGTTCAATACCTTGAGGGAATTAAGCCGCCATAAATGCAATGTTACGGTCGTGCCCGCGCAGGCAACTTATCAAGAGATCCTTGAGGAAAATCCCGACGGAGTTTTGCTTTCTAACGGCCCCGGAGACCCGGCTGCCGTGGGTTATGTGATTGAAACAGTGGCCAATCTCATCGGCCGAGTTCCGATTTTTGGGATCTGCCTGGGGCACCAGATGCTCGGGCTGGCTTTAGGCGGTAAAACTTATAAACTTAAATTTGGCCATCACGGGGCAAACCATCCGGTAAAAGATTTAAGGACGGGTAAAGTTTCGATAACCAGTCAGAATCACGGGTTTTGCGTGGATATCAACTCTTTAAATAAAAAAGATATTGAGTTGACTCATGTGAATTTAAATGACGGCACCTCAGAGGGTTTACGCCATAAAAAGCTGCCTTTATTTTCCGTGCAGTTTCATCCTGAGGCATCCCCCGGCCCGCATGATGCAGGGTATTTATTCGCTGAGTTTGTAAAATTAATGCAGGCAACAAAGAAACCAAAAAAATATGCCCAAAAGAACTGA
- a CDS encoding CTP synthase, which translates to MSKYIFITGGVISSLGKGIASASIAKILESRGLKVTLMKLDPYINVDPGTMNPYQHGEVYVTDDGAETDLDLGHYERFTKAAMTKFNNATTGQVYNAVISRERRGDYLGKTIQVIPHITGEIKNRIKKVAEVSRADIILIEIGGTVGDIESLPFLEAARQFEVDAGEKNVLYIHLTLVPYIKVADEIKTKPTQHSVQTLRQIGIQPDILICRTEKTLSDEVKEKISLFCNVRKEAVIESRDVESIYQVPLVFKGQILDEIILSHFGLISKPSDLKDWEKNVVERLLSPRKTVQVAVVGKYIGLQDAYKSIYEAITHGGISNQVKVEVKKIDSEDIEKHGAEKLLAGIDAILVPGGFGCRGIEGKIKAVGFARKNKIPFLGICLGMQCAVMDFARAICGLADANSTEFKPKAKNPVISLLVEQKNIKDMGGTMRLGAYPCKIKKNTLAARIYKKSLIFERHRHRYEFNNKFRKRLECKGVVFSGIYQKKNLVEIVELKNHPYFIAVQFHPEFKSKPDAAHPLFREFIRAAAEKK; encoded by the coding sequence ATGAGTAAATATATCTTTATCACCGGCGGCGTTATCTCGAGCTTAGGCAAGGGAATCGCTTCCGCCTCGATCGCTAAAATCCTGGAATCCCGCGGCCTCAAAGTCACCTTAATGAAACTGGATCCTTATATTAATGTTGATCCGGGGACAATGAACCCTTATCAGCACGGGGAGGTCTATGTTACCGATGACGGGGCGGAAACCGACCTGGACTTAGGCCATTACGAAAGATTTACCAAAGCGGCGATGACCAAGTTTAATAATGCCACTACCGGCCAGGTTTACAACGCGGTAATTTCGCGTGAGCGCAGAGGGGATTATTTAGGGAAAACTATCCAGGTTATCCCGCATATTACCGGTGAAATAAAAAATAGGATCAAGAAGGTTGCGGAAGTCAGCCGGGCGGATATTATATTGATTGAGATAGGCGGCACGGTTGGTGATATCGAAAGCCTTCCTTTCCTGGAGGCGGCCCGGCAGTTTGAGGTGGATGCCGGAGAAAAAAATGTCCTCTATATCCATCTTACCCTGGTTCCTTACATTAAGGTTGCCGATGAGATAAAAACCAAGCCCACGCAGCACAGCGTGCAAACGTTACGCCAGATCGGTATCCAGCCGGATATATTGATCTGCCGCACTGAAAAAACTCTTTCCGATGAGGTTAAGGAAAAAATATCTTTATTTTGCAATGTGAGGAAGGAAGCGGTTATTGAGTCCCGCGATGTGGAATCGATTTATCAGGTGCCGTTGGTTTTTAAGGGCCAGATCCTCGATGAAATAATCTTAAGCCACTTTGGTTTAATTTCCAAGCCATCCGATTTAAAGGATTGGGAGAAGAATGTGGTCGAACGCCTGTTATCTCCGCGAAAAACAGTCCAGGTGGCGGTGGTGGGTAAATATATCGGCCTGCAGGATGCTTATAAATCCATTTACGAAGCAATTACCCACGGAGGCATCAGCAATCAGGTAAAAGTAGAGGTTAAAAAGATTGACTCTGAAGATATTGAAAAGCATGGCGCGGAGAAGCTGTTGGCCGGAATAGATGCAATTTTAGTGCCCGGAGGTTTTGGGTGCAGGGGGATCGAAGGCAAGATTAAGGCGGTTGGCTTTGCGCGAAAAAATAAAATTCCTTTCTTAGGGATTTGTTTGGGGATGCAGTGCGCGGTGATGGATTTTGCGCGCGCTATCTGCGGTTTAGCGGATGCCAATTCCACTGAATTTAAACCCAAAGCCAAGAACCCCGTAATCAGCCTTTTAGTTGAACAGAAAAATATTAAGGATATGGGAGGGACAATGCGCCTGGGCGCCTATCCCTGTAAAATAAAAAAGAATACTTTAGCTGCCAGGATTTATAAGAAAAGCCTTATTTTTGAGCGCCACCGCCACCGGTATGAGTTTAATAACAAATTCCGTAAAAGATTAGAATGTAAAGGAGTAGTTTTTTCCGGGATTTACCAGAAGAAGAATTTGGTTGAGATTGTGGAATTGAAAAATCATCCATATTTTATTGCCGTGCAATTTCACCCCGAATTTAAATCCAAACCCGATGCGGCGCATCCTTTGTTTAGGGAGTTTATCCGCGCCGCCGCAGAAAAAAAATAA
- a CDS encoding HD domain-containing protein, with the protein MFSNIEAAFKSLLTCLQAYKMYGLKHPMFTRSLDSAYASFEDVLAERQEMIIGIVGEDLAFEKEIFFDLSKFLRPAILYLKERNIERLAFLRGLSKDELGIFIEFIARPKEDFKGDLQEMLNLAGIQHINIGKLKVGSEKDKADVGPAQRSLYDSSADKINQALSGVLNFEKIDHLALKLSMGNIMENLSTQRQELLKLATVKRYDMETYIHMLNVSILSMYFSSRLGFDKSDVLNIGVAAMFHDIGKLFISRKILHKPDKLTDQEFGRIRSHTIMGAEIMLKYVDTLGLLPVVVSFEHHLKYDSSGYPRMPLLRKQHIASRIVSICDVYDALSQRRGYKQDYSPDVVYNIMNKEGGASFDQELLDKFFRFMGLWPVGSIVALNDGSIALVKDENESDIRRPKVEIISPLDKKRVVDLVQDNSLSIERYLNPWKEGKEYLRLV; encoded by the coding sequence ATGTTTTCTAATATTGAGGCGGCTTTTAAAAGTTTACTTACCTGTCTTCAGGCTTATAAGATGTACGGCCTGAAGCATCCTATGTTTACCAGGTCTTTGGATAGCGCCTATGCGTCTTTTGAGGATGTCCTGGCAGAGCGCCAGGAGATGATCATTGGAATTGTCGGAGAGGACCTGGCTTTTGAAAAGGAGATCTTTTTTGATCTGAGTAAATTTCTGCGCCCGGCGATCTTATATTTAAAAGAAAGAAATATCGAAAGGCTTGCTTTTTTGCGCGGGTTAAGTAAAGATGAGCTGGGCATATTCATCGAATTTATCGCCCGGCCCAAAGAAGATTTTAAAGGGGATCTTCAGGAGATGCTTAACCTTGCCGGTATCCAGCATATTAATATAGGCAAGCTTAAGGTTGGGTCCGAAAAAGATAAGGCTGATGTTGGCCCGGCTCAACGCAGTCTTTATGATTCTTCCGCGGATAAGATTAATCAGGCTTTAAGCGGAGTGCTTAATTTTGAAAAGATCGACCATCTTGCGCTTAAACTTTCCATGGGTAATATTATGGAAAATTTAAGCACGCAGCGCCAGGAGCTGCTTAAGCTGGCTACGGTAAAAAGATACGATATGGAGACCTATATCCATATGCTCAATGTTTCTATTCTTTCCATGTATTTTTCTTCGCGCCTGGGTTTTGACAAGAGCGATGTTTTAAATATCGGCGTTGCCGCCATGTTCCATGATATCGGCAAGCTATTCATTTCGCGTAAAATACTGCATAAACCCGATAAGCTTACGGACCAGGAGTTTGGGCGTATTCGCAGCCACACGATTATGGGGGCGGAGATAATGCTTAAATATGTAGATACTTTGGGCCTCTTGCCTGTGGTCGTCAGCTTTGAGCACCATTTAAAATATGATTCCTCCGGTTACCCCCGGATGCCCTTATTAAGAAAGCAGCATATTGCTTCCCGGATTGTTTCTATCTGCGATGTCTATGATGCCCTTTCCCAAAGAAGGGGCTATAAACAGGATTATTCTCCTGACGTGGTCTATAATATAATGAATAAAGAGGGAGGCGCTTCTTTTGATCAGGAGTTACTGGATAAATTTTTTCGATTTATGGGCCTCTGGCCGGTTGGTTCGATCGTGGCGTTAAATGATGGGAGTATTGCATTAGTTAAAGATGAAAATGAATCCGACATCCGGCGGCCAAAAGTCGAGATTATCTCACCCCTAGATAAAAAACGCGTAGTTGATCTGGTCCAGGATAACAGTCTGAGTATTGAGCGTTACCTCAATCCCTGGAAGGAAGGCAAGGAGTATTTGCGTTTAGTTTGA
- a CDS encoding HEAT repeat domain-containing protein yields MENEKILEDFFRSLKVALTNAFSYSKDHPYFIKSVENFKVKLEDALAVLNPLRIGVTSTGILVDGKNLAKSGFYDELARLLHQRKIKSFEIRNGVSLQELVQFLSVISLSQKDIFKGGGINAILKDKQLAHFTIGELDYSAFLQEQGQECADIWGYILKEATHSNDPAKLEVLADDFGPLIKRSSEKDILETEEVPSDIHEFLVCLRGKNKEKFDKCSKDLFLWLLRNKKSLNEEKLAKLVPVFDSLSAEDFSALLWEGISQEDNFDDLSLQLFSKIAEQKNPPKIAEGFLARVKQSQYLKDNPNALKRIQNLLTAGHDDRVSAVYRNTLESLIKGIAPSGGLFFDQRRLRGNYHYIILNMLSTAGDEDNLELAGEILEKEFAGILEDNDLDFLKSIFSLLMERKKQGIGVCANLEKKLSAFIENIALNQSLLPQQEFLLDMVSSPSQDVGYYLDKIFASLKPGNQVVSLFFRLFAQQMDAFYQRLGQKLQDMEFLAGLIDALGRLADPRALEALEYIYSSANELIKIEVLTAMAKFKKVDVDFLMRQLSADSFLLRKNLFSVLILDAQAREKGLDVLFNIPNFFGKKNDLLMENMQLVFDLRFVEAAGRIRDLARLRFFWNKKMRNKAKQILKEWDVF; encoded by the coding sequence GTGGAAAATGAAAAAATACTAGAAGATTTTTTTCGCAGCCTCAAAGTCGCCCTTACCAACGCTTTCTCTTATTCCAAAGACCACCCTTATTTTATTAAATCCGTTGAAAACTTTAAGGTTAAGCTTGAAGATGCCCTGGCTGTTTTAAACCCGCTTAGAATCGGGGTAACCAGCACCGGTATCCTGGTTGACGGCAAAAATTTGGCTAAAAGCGGTTTCTATGACGAATTAGCCCGCCTGTTGCATCAGCGTAAAATCAAAAGCTTCGAAATTAGAAACGGTGTGAGCCTTCAGGAACTGGTCCAGTTTCTCTCGGTAATCTCCCTGTCACAAAAAGATATTTTTAAAGGCGGCGGAATTAATGCCATTCTTAAGGATAAACAGCTTGCTCATTTTACAATAGGGGAGCTGGACTACTCTGCCTTTTTGCAGGAGCAGGGGCAGGAATGCGCCGACATTTGGGGATATATACTTAAGGAGGCTACCCACAGTAATGACCCGGCCAAATTAGAGGTACTGGCCGATGATTTCGGCCCGCTGATCAAACGCAGCAGCGAAAAAGATATTCTTGAAACCGAAGAAGTCCCTTCAGATATCCATGAGTTCCTGGTTTGTCTAAGGGGAAAGAATAAGGAAAAGTTCGATAAATGCTCAAAGGATCTTTTTTTATGGCTCTTACGCAATAAAAAATCCCTTAATGAAGAAAAACTGGCAAAGCTGGTGCCTGTCTTTGATAGTTTAAGCGCGGAGGATTTTAGCGCCCTTCTCTGGGAGGGTATTTCCCAGGAGGATAATTTCGATGATTTAAGTTTGCAGCTTTTTTCCAAAATCGCCGAGCAGAAAAATCCTCCGAAGATTGCCGAAGGGTTCCTAGCCAGGGTAAAGCAATCCCAGTATTTAAAAGATAATCCCAACGCGCTAAAGAGAATCCAGAATTTATTAACCGCAGGACATGATGACCGGGTATCCGCCGTATACCGTAACACACTGGAATCTTTAATTAAGGGGATTGCTCCTTCCGGAGGATTATTTTTTGACCAGCGGAGGCTTCGTGGAAATTACCATTATATAATTTTAAATATGCTTTCAACCGCCGGGGATGAGGATAACCTAGAATTAGCAGGGGAAATTTTAGAGAAAGAGTTTGCCGGTATACTTGAAGATAATGACCTGGATTTTTTAAAGAGTATTTTTAGCCTGTTGATGGAAAGAAAAAAACAGGGTATCGGCGTATGCGCTAATCTTGAAAAAAAACTTTCCGCATTTATCGAAAATATTGCGTTAAACCAATCCCTCTTGCCGCAGCAGGAATTTCTCCTGGATATGGTTTCTTCGCCCAGCCAGGATGTTGGTTATTACTTGGATAAAATATTCGCTTCTCTAAAACCCGGTAATCAGGTGGTGAGTTTATTTTTCAGGTTGTTTGCGCAGCAAATGGATGCTTTTTACCAGCGCCTGGGGCAGAAACTCCAGGATATGGAGTTTCTTGCCGGCTTAATCGATGCTTTAGGCCGGCTTGCCGACCCTAGAGCCCTGGAGGCTTTAGAATATATTTATTCTTCAGCTAATGAATTGATTAAGATCGAGGTGCTTACGGCCATGGCTAAATTTAAAAAAGTCGATGTTGATTTTTTGATGCGCCAGTTAAGTGCGGATTCCTTCCTGCTTAGAAAGAACTTGTTTTCTGTTTTGATATTGGATGCGCAGGCAAGAGAGAAGGGGTTGGATGTGCTGTTTAATATTCCTAACTTTTTTGGAAAAAAGAACGACTTGCTTATGGAAAACATGCAGCTTGTTTTTGATTTGAGATTCGTTGAGGCAGCCGGCCGAATCCGCGATTTGGCTCGCCTGAGATTTTTTTGGAATAAAAAAATGCGGAATAAGGCCAAACAGATTTTAAAGGAGTGGGATGTTTTCTAA